The genome window GCGATCTTTTCTTTAGCCTTTGCGCTGAACTTGTGTGCCTTGACGGTAAGCGCTTTGGTCAGATCGCCGTCAGCAAGGACCTTGAGGCCATCCTTGACTCCACCGATCAGTCCCGCATTCAAAAGGGCTTCAACGTCGATGCAGCTTCCGGCCTCAAATACTTCCAGTTGGCCGATATTGACGAGTGCATATTCCTTACGGGTCAGAGGAGTAAAGCCACGCTTGGGCAGTCGCCGTTGCATGGGCATCTGGCCGCCCTCGAAGCCTGGCCTGACGCTACCGCCACTGCGGGCCTTCTGCCCCTTGTGCCCCTTGG of Geobacter anodireducens contains these proteins:
- a CDS encoding 50S ribosomal protein L15, giving the protein MELNELRPAVGAAKDRKRIGRGHGSGHGKTATKGHKGQKARSGGSVRPGFEGGQMPMQRRLPKRGFTPLTRKEYALVNIGQLEVFEAGSCIDVEALLNAGLIGGVKDGLKVLADGDLTKALTVKAHKFSAKAKEKIAAAGGTVEEISL